TGACTTTAGTGGTCTTAATAAACTTCTTAACTCAACATCAGTGTCTCTTTGGTATTGCTCTTTCATGACTGTTCTCAGTTTGCATTATTGGCCCACTACTTGCCTAATCCACACTAAGAATATTTGCAATGGGTTGACTTGGAGTCCAATGTACATGTGTAGACTCATCCCCTCTGTCATAATCAAGGAGTCAAGGGTCTGTCCCTATAAACCTCCCCTGTCCACTTGTGACACACTCCAAACTGGTGACAGGGATTATCCTCCACCTTGGTATCAAATGCACTTCTGTCAAGACCACTATCCTCAGATGAtacaattaaaacataatttcgattggtggtatggttctgttctgggcaagcacTCCCTGTGCATCATGAATAAGAGCAGTGATAAACCCCCATAAAGCAATGCTGATATCCCCCAATCACTACTAATGAAAGCTCTGCCGGGCATCGTATTCCTATAGGTGGATGTACTCGGCTGATGAGAGCTTGACTAACGTGACCTGGCAGAGCTAATGGGGACAGGAGTTTACATTGGCAAAGATTGGAGCTAAGACAGTGGACAAGGTCATCAGTGTTAGGAATGAAGGCATTCCCTGTCCTtcatctcgttatttcaagacaTGCAAATTAGTAGAGTTTCCACCTTTTAAACTGATTGGAGTTGATGTCTTCCGATCATGGGACATCCAAATTAGGAACATGGTTAAAAAAAGTACATCCTAGGATCTACTATCTTTGTGTTGCTAAAAAAAGCAGAAAAAACATTCCCTTGTGatgttttaacataaatatCTTTGACTTTTATGCGGCCAGTTCTGGAGGAACGCTAGCCCAGTATGGGGAGATTACCTAAAGGTCTCTCTGAGTTAGAGAGGGTTTaaaaacattgcagccggataaAAGGTATTCTGACATCAACACTCCCATTGCAGAGTGAGAGATGAGGCAAAGCCACCTTGCATACTTTTACTTTATTAAGGACAATTCATCACCACTGCATTGCTTCCTGTCTGTGGCTCCAACACCTAGTTATCTACTACAGCAGCGCAGGACATTTGCCTTGCCCAGgagtaaaacaaaaagacattAACTTTCTTTCATCCCACATGCTCTCAAATTGCTTTACAAATAACGTTTAGGTGTCTGGTTGTATGAAGTCTATTTCtgctatatttttttgtgtatttgggCTATATTACCTCACagaatttaattataatattatatcagaATTATTTGATTTTACTTGCTTTTTAGATTGTTTAAAAACCAGGTGTATATAATGCTAGTTAATACTTCAGCATGTCTACAAGCAAAGCGGAATGCACCAAACATCTACCCAAAGTACTTTGGGCATGCACCAGTAGCAAACCTGAACATGGACCTTTTTACTTGTCTTCAATATGACGAATCTGACCAACTGGGATCAAAAAATATCACGTGCATAattttgagaaccaatgagaatcTTCTGGTAGCATAAGCTCCCATTTGGGCATGTCTGGAGAATCATGACTGTTAATGAAGAGGGAGGGATTATCGTTAATTAGCCAAAATCTGTAGAATACAAAAAGACCAAAGGGCAGCATCTCAACAGTGTAACTATCTGTTGAACAATGACAGGAAGTTGGTGTGCAGTGCAGTCTCTGGCactttgtgtgtggttttgtgctTTCTGTCATGCTGTTCCACAGTGGAGTAATCTGCCCCAGAATCCCCAAGCTCTGATGTTACAGCAAACTGACCAGCGGCTTCAGAAGcaagctagtcagtctcctcagtgggttcaacagcaagctagtcagcaggttcagaagccagctagtcagtctcctcagtgggttcaacagcaagctagtcagcaggttcagaagccagctagtcagtctcctcagtgggttcaacagcaggctagtcagcaggttcagaagccagctagtcagtctcctcagtgggttcaacagcaagctagtcagtctcctcagtgggttcaacagcaagctagtcaACAGCAGGTTCAGCCTAAGCAGCCAGTGGTGCAGGCAGAGCCCCTTGACAAATGTGCTGTAGCTGATTATGAGCAGATCCAATGTGGCCCAGCTGGTACCAGTGGTGCTGAGTGTGACGCGCTCAACTGCTGCTTTAACGGACAGCAGTGCTACTATGGGAAGGCGGGTAAGAGTGTTGAGTCAATGTGAAGGGTTTCCTGTTAAACTTCTCTTCAGCAATAACCTGCTCTCTTACCCTGTTCCCGTGACTGTCCAGTGTATAAGAGATGGTCAGTTTGTGGTAGTGGTGGCTAGAGATGTTACTCTGCCTCGATTGAGCCTGGATTCAGTCCGTCTCCTGGGTGGAAATGACCCAccttgcagtcctgtgggatccaCACCTTCCTTTGCTATATACCAGTTCCCTGTCACTGCATGTGGCACGAGCATGATGGTGGGTAGCTGCTTGTGCTTCTGTTCTGCTTAGAAAAGGACTGGATGCCAACAGTTACTATTTGCAGGAGGATGGTGGCTATGTGGTGTATGAAAACAGGATGACCTCCTCGTATGAAGTGGGTGTCGGACCGCTTGGTTCCATcacaagggacagccattttgagTAGGTGCTTTTTACACTTGTAGCACTTGTCAAGTATTAACATTTATGCTAAAGCTCCCTGTTTGTTGTACAGGCTTCTCTTCCAGTGTAGGTACTCTGGTACTTCTGTGGAAGCTCTGGTTGTGGAGGTCAACACTGTTCCTGCACCTCCACCAGTAGCTGCTTCTGGACCCCTCAGGGTGGAGCTTAGACTGGCAAATGGTCAATGTGTCACCAAAGGCTGTGCAGAAGGCAAGTGTCTGTCCAAGTATGGAGGATTTTCTACAACTCCAGGTTGCAGCAGTTTCTGTTTAAATGCTGCGTTCTTCCTCAGGGGACGAGGCGTACACCTCTTACTACAGTGATGCTGATTATCCGGTCACAAAAGTCCTGCGGGAGCCGGTGTTTGTTGAGGTGCGGGTTTTGGAGAGGACTGACCCCAACATTGTCCTGATGCTGGGACGTTGCTGGGCGACATCAACCCCCAGTCCACTCAGTCTACCCCAGTGGGACCTTCTGGTCGATGGGTGAGTAAGGCTGGTCTTCATCCAGCTAGTGTGCTGTAAGGCCTTTCTGACTGCCCCTTTGCCTTCCAGATGCCCTTACCGGGATGACCGTTACCTGACCACACTGGTTCCGGTGGCTGGATCTTCTGGTCTTCAGTTCCCAACCCACTACAAGCGCtttgttgtgaagatgtttACATTTGTGGATCCAGCATCACTGGCTCCTCTGCAGGAAACCGTATGCTCCACAGCCTTGCCTGAACCCTTAATATTAGTCTTTTTATAGTGGTTTCTGTGGCTTGACCCTTTTCCCCCTCTGTTAGATCTTCATCCACTGTAGTACAGCGGTGTGCCATCCCTCTTCTGGCTCCTGTGAGCAAAGCTGTGCTAGGAAAAGTGAGTGCTAGCTGTAAACTGACTTCAGGAACCATGAGAATTTGGTTTTTAAATGCCCCTCAATTCTACCATTTCTCTTCCAGGAAGAGATGCTGATGTCAAGACAATCTCTAGTGGACAAACTGTGGTGTCTAGTGGAGAAGTTACTCTGGTCATGTGACTTTAGTGGTCTTAATAAACTTCTTAACTCAACATCAGTGTCTCTTTGGTATTGCTCTTTCATGACTGTTCTCAGTTTGCATTATTGGCCCACTACTTGCCTAATCCACACTAAGAATATTTGCAATGGGTTGACTTGGAGTCCAATGTACATGTGTAGACTCATCCCCTCTGTCATAATCAAGGAGTCAAGGGTCTGTCCCTATAAACCTCCCCTGTCCACTTGTGACACACTCCAAACTGGTGACAGGGATTATCCTCCACCTTGGTATCAAATGCACTTCTGTCAAGACCACTATCCTCAGATGAtacaattaaaacataatttcgattggtggtatggttctgttctgggcaagcacTCCCTGTGCATCATGAATAAGAGCAGTGATAAACCCCCATAAAGCAATGCTGATATCCCCCAATCACTACTAATGAAAGCTCTGACGGGCATCGTATTCCTATAGGTGGATGTACTCGGCTGATGAGAGCTTGACTAACGTGACCTGGCAGAGCTAATGGGGACAGGAGTTTACATTGGCAAAGATTGGAGCTAAGACAGTGGACAAGGTCATCAGTGTTAGGAATGAGGAAGGCATTCCCTGTCCTtcatctcgttatttcaagacaTGCAAATTAGTAGAGTTTCCACCTTTTAAACTGATTGGAGTTGATGTCTTCCGATCATGGGACATCCAAATTAGGAACATGGTTAAAAAAAGTACATCCTAGGATCTACTATCTTTGTGTTGCTAAAAAAAGCAGGATTCCCTTGTGatgttttaacataaatatCTTTGACTTTTATGCGGCCAGTTCTGGAGGAACGCTAGCCCAGTATGGGGAGATTACCTAAAGGTCTCTCTGAGTTAGAGAGGGTTTaaaaacattgcagccggataaAAGGTATTCTGACATCAACACTCCCATTGCAGAGTGAGAGATGAGGCAAAGCCACCTTGCATACTTTTACTTTATTAAGGACAATTCATCACCACTGCATTGCTTCCTGTCTGTGGCTCCAACACCTAGTTATCTACTACAGCAGCGCAGGACATTTGCCTTGCCCAGgagtaaaacaaaaagacattAACTTTCTTTCATCCCACATGCTCTCAAATTGCTTTACAAATAACGTTTAGGTGTCTGGTTGTATGAAGTCTATTTCTGcgatatttttttgtgtatttgggCTATATTACCTCACagaatttaattataatattatatcagaATTATTTGATTTTACTTGCTTTTTAGATTGTTTAAAAACCAGGTGTATATAATGCTAGTTAATACTTCAGCATGTCTACAAGCAAAGCGGAATGCACCAAACATCTACCCAAAGTACTTTGGGCATGCTCCAGTAGCAAACCTGAACATGAACCTTTTTACTTGTCTTCAATATGACGAATCTGACCAACTGGGATCAAAAAATATCACGTGCATAattttgagaaccaatgagaatcTTCTGGTAGCATAAGCTCCCATTTGGGCATGTCTGGAGAATCATGACTGTTAATGAAGAGGGAGGGATTATCGTTAATTAGCCAAAATCTGTAGAATACAAAAAGACCAAAGGGCAGCATCTCAACAGTGTAACTATCTGTTGAACAATGACAGGAAGTTGGTGTGCAGTGCAGTCTCTGGCactttgtgtgtggttttgtgctTTCTGTCATGCTGTTCCACAGTGGAGTAATCTGCCCCAGAATCCCCAAGCTCTGATGTTACAGCAAACTGACCAGCGGCTTCAGAAGcaagctagtcagtctcctcagtgggttcaacagcaagctagtcagcaggttcagaagccagctagtcagtctcctcagtgggttcaacagcaagctagtcagcaggttcagaagccagctagtcagtctcctcagtgggttcaacagcaagctagtcagcaggttcagaagccagctagtcagtctcctcagtgggttcaacagcaggctagtcagcaggttcagaagccagctagtcagtctcctcagtgggttcaacagcaggctagtcagcaggttcagaagccagctagtcagtctcctcagtgggttcaacagcaggctagtcagcaggttcagaagccagctagtcagtctcctcagtgggttcaacagcaagctagtcagtctcctcagtgggttcaacagcaagctagtcaACAGCAGGTTCAGCCTAAGCAGCCAGTGGTGCAGGCAGAGCCCCTTGACAAATGTGCTGTAGCTGATTATGAGCAGATCCAATGTGGCCCAGCTGGTACCAGTGGTGCTGAGTGTGAAGCGCTCAACTGCTGCTTTAACGGACAGCAGTGCTACTATGGGAAGGCGGGTAAGAGTGTTGAGTCAATGTGAAGGGTTTCCTGTTAAACTTCTCTTCAGCAATAACCTGCTCTCTTACCCTGTTCCAGTGACTGTCCAGTGTATAAGAGATGGTCAGTTTGTGGTAGTGGTGGCTAGAGATGTTACTCTGCCTCGATTGAGCCTGGATTCAGTCCGTCTCCTGGGTGGAAATGACCCAccttgcagtcctgtgggatccaCACCTTCCTTTGCTATATACCAGTTCCCTGTCACTGCATGTGGCACGAGCATGATGGTGCGTAGCTGCTTGTGCTTCTGTTCTGCTTAGAAAAGGACTGGATGCCAACAGTTACTATTTGCAGGAGGATGGTGGCTATGTGGTGTATGAAAACAGGATGACCTCCTCGTATGAAGTGGGTGTCGGACCGCTTGGTTCCATcacaagggacagccattttgagTAGGTGCTTTTTACACTTGTAGCACTTGTCAAGTATTAACATTTATGCTAAAGCTCCCTGTTTGTTGTACAGGCTTCTCTTCCAGTGTAGGTACTCTGGTACTTCTGTGGAAGCTCTGGTTGTGGAGGTCAACACTGTTCCTGCACCTCCACCAGTAGCTGCTTCTGGACCCCTCAGGGTGGAGCTTAGACTGGCAAATGGTCAATGTGTCACCAAAGGCTGTGCAGAAGGCAAGTGTCTGTCCAAGTATGGAGGATTTTCTACAACTCCAGGTTGCAGCAGTTTCTGTTTAAATGCTGCGTTCTTCCTCAGGGGACGAGGCGTACACCTCTTACTACAGTGATGCTGATTATCCGGTCACAAAAGTCCTGCGGGAGCCGGTGTTTGTTGAGGTGCGGGTTTTGGAGAGGACTGACCCCAACATTGTCCTGATGCTGGGACGTTGCTGGGCGACATCAACCCCCAGTCCACTCAGTCTACCCCAGTGGGACCTTCTGGTCGATGGGTGAGTAAGGCTGGTCTTCATCCAGCTAGTGTGCTGTAAGGCCTTTCTGACTGCCCCTTTGCCTTCCAGATGCCCTTACCGGGATGACCGTTACCTGACCACACTGGTTCCGGTGGCTGGATCTTCTGGTCTTCAGTTCCCAACCCACTACAAGCGCtttgttgtgaagatgtttACATTTGTGGATCCAGCATCACTGGCTCCTCTGCAGGAAACCGTATGCTCCACAGCCTTGCCTGAACCCTTAATATTAGTCTTTTTATAGTGGTTTCTGTGGCTTGACCCTTTTCCCCCTCTGTTAGATCTTCATCCACTGTAGTACAGCGGTGTGCCATCCCTCTTCTGGCTCCTGTGAGCAAAGCTGTGCTAGGAAAAGTGAGTGCTAGCTGTAAACTGACTTCAGGAACCATGAGAATTTGGTTTTTAAATGCCCCTCAATTCTACCATTTCTCTTCCAGGAAGAGATGCTGATGTCAAGACAATCTCTAGTGGACAAACTGTGGTGTCTAGTGGAGAAGTTACTCTGGTCATGTGACTTTAGTGGTCTTAATAAACTTCTTAACTCAACATCAGTGTCTCTTTGGTATTGCTCTTTCATGACTGTTCTCAGTTTGCATTATTGGCCCACTACTTGCCTAATCCACACTAAGAATATTTGCAATGGGTTGACTTGGAGTCCAATGTACATGTGTAGACTCATCCCCTCTGTCATAATCAAGGAGTCAAGGGTCTGTCCCTATAAACCTCCCCTGTCCACTTGTGACACACTCCAAACTGGTGACAGGGATTATCCTCCACCTTGGTATCAAATGCACTTCTGTCAAGACCACTATCCTCAGATGATACACTTAAAACATAATTTCGATTggtggtatggttctgttctgggcaagcacTCCCTGTGCATCATGAATAAGAGCAGTGATAAACCCCCATAAAGCAATGCTGATATCCCCCAATCACTACTAATGAAAGCTCTGACGGGCATCGTATTCCTATAGGTGGATGTACTCGGCTGATGAGAGCTTGACTAACGTGACCTGGCAGAGCTAATGGGGACAGGAGTTTACATTGGCAAAGATTGGAGCTAAGACAGTGGACAAGGTCATCAGTGTTAGGAATGAGGAAGGCATTCCCTGTCCTTCATCTCATTATTTCAAGACATGCAAATTAGTAGAGTTTCCACCTTTTAAACTGATTGGAGTTGATGTCTTCCGATCATGGGACATCCAAATTAGGAACATGGTTAAAAAAAGTACATCCTAGGATCTACTATCTTTGTGTTGCTAAAAAAAGCAGGATTCCCTTGTGatgttttaacataaatatCTTTGACTTTTATGCGGCCAGTTCTGGAGGAACGCTAGCCCAGTATGGGGAGATTACCTAAAGGTCTCTCTGAGTTAGAGAGGGTTTaaaaacattgcagccggataaAAGGTATTCTGACATCAACACTCCCATTGCAGAGTGAGAGATGAGGCAAAGCCACCTTGCATACTTTTACTTTATTAAGGACAATTCATCACCACTGCATTGCTTCCTGTCTGTGGCTCCAACACCTAGTTATCTACTACAGCAGCGCAGGACATTTGCCTTGCCCAGgagtaaaacaaaaagacattAACTTTCTTTCATCCCACATGCTCTCAAATTGCTTTACAAATAACGTTTAGGTGTCTGGTTGTATGAAGTCTATTTCtgctatatttttttgtgtatttgggCTATATTACCTCACagaatttaattataatattatatcagaATTATTTGATTTTACTTGCTTTTTAGATTGTTTAAAAACCAGGTGTATATAATGCTAGTTAATACTTCAGCATGTCTACAAGCAAAGCGGAATGCACCAAACATCTACCCAAAGTACTTTGGGCATGCTCCAGTAGCAAACCTGAACATTAACCTTTTTACTTGTCTTCAATATGACGAATCTGACCAACTGGGATCAAAAAATATCACGTGCATAattttgagaaccaatgagaatcTTCTGGTAGCATAAGCTCCCATTTGGGCATGTCTGGAGAATCATGACTGTTAATGAAGAGGGAGGGATTATCGTTAATTAGCCAAAATCTGTAGAATACAAAAAGACCAAAGGGCAGCATCTCAACAGTGTAACTATCTGTTGAACAATGACAGGAAGTTGGTGTGCAGTGCAGTCTCTGGCactttgtgtgtggttttgtgctTTCTGTCATGCTGTTCCACAGTGGAGTAATCTGCCCCAGAATCCCCAAGCTCTGATGTTACAGCAAACTGACCAGCGGCTTCAGAAGcaagctagtcagtctcctcagtgggttcaacagcaagctagtcagtctcctcagtgggttcaacagcaagctagtcagcaggttcagaagccagctagtcagtctcctcagtgggttcaacagcaggctagtcagcaggttcagaagccagctagtcagtctcctcagtgggttcaacagcaggctagtcagcaggttcagaagccagctagtcagtctcctcagtgggttcaacagcaagctagtcagtctcctcagtgggttcaacagcaagctagtcaACAGCAGGTTCAGCCTAAGCAGCCAGTGGTGCAGGCAGAGCCCCTTGACAAATGTGCTGTAGCTGATTATGAGCAGATCCAATGTGGCCCAGCTGGTACCAGTGGTGCTGAGTGTGAAGCGCTCAACTGCTGCTTTAACGGACAGCAGTGCTACTATGGGAAGGCGGGTAAGAGTGTTGAGTCAATGTGAAGGGTTTCCTGTTAAACT
This region of Pseudorasbora parva isolate DD20220531a chromosome 6, ASM2467924v1, whole genome shotgun sequence genomic DNA includes:
- the LOC137079544 gene encoding zona pellucida sperm-binding protein 4-like, coding for MTGSWCAVQSLALCVWFCAFCHAVPQWSNLPQNPQALMLQQTDQRLQKQASQSPQWVQQQASQQVQKPASQSPQWVQQQASQQVQKPASQSPQWVQQQASQQVQKPASQSPQWVQQQASQSPQWVQQQASQQQVQPKQPVVQAEPLDKCAVADYEQIQCGPAGTSGAECDALNCCFNGQQCYYGKAVTVQCIRDGQFVVVVARDVTLPRLSLDSVRLLGGNDPPCSPVGSTPSFAIYQFPVTACGTSMMEDGGYVVYENRMTSSYEVGVGPLGSITRDSHFELLFQCRYSGTSVEALVVEVNTVPAPPPVAASGPLRVELRLANGQCVTKGCAEGDEAYTSYYSDADYPVTKVLREPVFVEVRVLERTDPNIVLMLGRCWATSTPSPLSLPQWDLLVDGCPYRDDRYLTTLVPVAGSSGLQFPTHYKRFVVKMFTFVDPASLAPLQETIFIHCSTAVCHPSSGSCEQSCARKRRDADVKTISSGQTVVSSGEVTLVM
- the LOC137079467 gene encoding zona pellucida sperm-binding protein 4-like, yielding MTGSWCAVQSLALCVWFCAFCHAVPQWSNLPQNPQALMLQQTDQRLQKQASQSPQWVQQQASQQVQKPASQSPQWVQQQASQQVQKPASQSPQWVQQQASQQVQKPASQSPQWVQQQASQQVQKPASQSPQWVQQQASQQVQKPASQSPQWVQQQASQQVQKPASQSPQWVQQQASQSPQWVQQQASQQQVQPKQPVVQAEPLDKCAVADYEQIQCGPAGTSGAECEALNCCFNGQQCYYGKAVTVQCIRDGQFVVVVARDVTLPRLSLDSVRLLGGNDPPCSPVGSTPSFAIYQFPVTACGTSMMEDGGYVVYENRMTSSYEVGVGPLGSITRDSHFELLFQCRYSGTSVEALVVEVNTVPAPPPVAASGPLRVELRLANGQCVTKGCAEGDEAYTSYYSDADYPVTKVLREPVFVEVRVLERTDPNIVLMLGRCWATSTPSPLSLPQWDLLVDGCPYRDDRYLTTLVPVAGSSGLQFPTHYKRFVVKMFTFVDPASLAPLQETIFIHCSTAVCHPSSGSCEQSCARKRRDADVKTISSGQTVVSSGEVTLVM